From Cryptococcus neoformans var. neoformans B-3501A chromosome 6, whole genome shotgun sequence, the proteins below share one genomic window:
- a CDS encoding hypothetical protein (HMMPfam hit to WD40, WD domain, G-beta repeat, score: 74.6, E(): 2.6e-19): protein MSPYRLIEYDVGQPLYGVGFSNSVSHPHRVALTSLVTGPTNKLYIADLSHPPDTQPSSPYYPQANNGSSGPSHPPPAYRQLTSTNINLPATKVGWEPEGSVRVDQGGRGELVATTGESLHLWEVAKGWTEGSGHVGHNGWGNERYTLKSRSILSNTKGAHGSLPPVTSFSWNNKSPNKIVTCSIDTTATLWDINTAQAMTQLIAHDRAVYDLCWLPDSSDIFVSVGADGSLRAFDLRQLEHSTILYESSRDAPLARIAFSKKEQHMLACFGLDDSKILILDMRSPGKPVAELIGHQAPLGAIAWGSGGTRGRRESTGGGWLASCGDDSQLLLYDLTAPLPTSRSSSRSNFRNSNATSPYVFSPSATPSSQRTPSPADAVEMMPAKGWTARGEINNLAFTNDGDWVGCVTGTTLKVLHV, encoded by the exons ATGTCTCCATATCGGCTGATCGAGTATGATGTCGGCC AACCATTATACGGTGTCGGCTTCTCGAACTCGgtttctcatcctcaccgtGTAGCTCTTACATCTCTCGTAACTGGTCCAACCAACAAGCTCTATATTGCCGACTTGTCCCACCCACCAGACACCcagccatcatctccataCTATCCACAAGCCAACAACGGTTCATCGGGCCCGTCACATCCGCCACCGGCTTACAGGCAACTAACAAGTACTAATATTAACTTACCGGCTACAAAAGTCGGGTGGGAGCCCGAAGGATCGGTCAGAGTAGATCAAGGTGGACGTGGGGAACTGGTAGCAACTACCGGTGAATCTCTACATTTATGGGAAGTAGCCAAGGGATGGACAGAAGGAAGCGGGCATGTGGGTCACAATGGCTGGGGAAATGAGCGATACACCTTGAAGAGCCGTAGTATATTAAGCAAC ACTAAGGGTGCTCATGGTAGCCTGCCTCCTGTCACATCTTTCAGCTGGAATAACAAGTCTCCAAATAAAATCGTCACCTGCTCGATAGACACCACTGCGACACTATGGGACATCAACACTGCTCAGGCAATGACGCAACTTATTGCGCATGATCGCGCAGTCTATGACCT CTGTTGGCTCCCAGATTCCTCAGACATCTTTGTCTCTGTGGGCGCTGACGGTTCCCTTCGCGCTTTTGATCTCCGCCAACTTGAGCATTCAACCATCTTATATGAATCATCCCGTGATGCACCATTAGCGAGGATAGCGTTCAGTAAGAAAGAACA ACACATGCTTGCGTGTTTTGGTCTCGACGACTCCAAAATCCTCATTCTCGACATGCGAAGCCCCGGCAAGCCGGTTGCAGAGCTTATAGGCCACCAAGCTCCATTAGGAGCCATTGCTTGGGGATCAGGAGGTACGCGTGGTCGACGGGAATCGACCGGTGGTGGTTGGCTGGCAAGTTGTG GCGATGACTCTCAACTATTACTATACGACTTGACTGCGCCTCTTCCTACGTCTCGTTCATCTTCGCGATCCAACTTTCGCAACTCTAACGCTACTTCACCCTAtgttttttctccttctgctacaccctcttctcaacGTACGCCGTCACCTGCAGACGCCGTAGAGATGATGCCAGCTAAGGGCTGGACTGCGAGGGGAGAGATCAACAATCTTGCCTTCACCAATGATGGTGACTGGGTTGGTTGCGTTACCGGCACCACGTTGAAAGTGTTGCATGtttga
- a CDS encoding hypothetical protein (HMMPfam hit to adh_short, short chain dehydrogenase, score: 34.5, E(): 1.6e-08) — MPRFPLWLLPLTIPILYLLKSRPLPSRETVIPPDEERVLLLGASSGVGKDLALAYTRRGAKVCLVARRAKVLEEVKKQCEEEAAKAGKKAEVLVFSGDMTKVADLVSAREMIVKAWSGVDTVHILAGLPSTSLLMDLAGVSLDRSSPSTASPSGAPLAFSSKDESTSSGPTLEGLERVEKEARAVAEVNYLGTVLALSCFLPLLASSSRSPALHHLSSVAATVPAPHRVIYAATKSAGLMAVESCRVECEGCGVRFFSLCPGTIDNEFRLKTAVSQTGGRDETKLPIKHAWEGLLLQQEAVTKTILHHLSLSPKPQPLIPYPPFNFFRALDAPPKHLVHMPLMYRFAMFVRDTPLGWGYIEPAARRKYGLIGRA; from the exons ATGCCCCGTTTTCCATTGTGGCTCCTTCCCTTAACCATCCCGATATTATACCTCCTCAAGTCACGCCCACTCCCCTCTCGGGAAACAGTCATCCCTCCAGACGAAGAACGCGTTCTGCTCCTCGGTGCATCTTCTGGTGTCGGCAAGGATCTTGCTTTGGCATATACAAGGCGTGGTGCAAAGGTTTGCTTGGTAGCAAGGAGGGCGAAAGTTCTCGAAGAGGTTAAGAAACAatgtgaagaggaggcCGCAAAGgctgggaagaaggcggaggTGTTGGTCTTTAGTGGAGATATGACCAAGGTCGCCGATTTGGTCAGTGCTCGAGAAATGATTGTAAAAG CCTGGTCTGGAGTCGACACTGTGCACATCCTTGCTGGTCTTCCATCAACTTCACTTCTTATGGATCTTGCCGGAGTTTCCCTTGACCGCTCTAGTCCATCTACAGCCTCCCCGTCCGGCGCACCCCTCGCATTCAGCTCTAAAGATGAATCAACAAGCTCAGGCCCAACCCTTGAGGGGCTGGAAAGagtcgagaaggaggccAGGGCCGTCGCCGAAGTCAACTATTTAGGAACTGTGCTCGCTTTAAGCTGCTTC CTTCCTTTACTTGCGTCTAGCTCTCGCTCTCCTGCTTTGCACCATCTCTCTTCAGTAGCTGCGACTGTTCCCGCACCTCACCGAGTGATTTACGCCGCTACGAAGTCCGCGGGTCTCATGGCAGTAGAGAGCTGTAGAGTGGAATGTGAGGGTTGTGGTGTTAGGTTTTTCT CTCTCTGCCCGGGAACGATCGATAATGAGTTCAGGCTCAAGACTGCTGTATCGCAGACAGGCGGTAGGGACGAAACAAAACTCCCTATCAAACACGCTTGGGAGGGCCTGCTCTTGCAGCAGGAAGCCG TAACGAAAACCATCCTTCACCACTTGTCATTATCTCCGAAACCGCAGCCTCTCATTCCTTACCCGCCATTCAACTTCTTCCGCGCTTTGGATGCTCCTCCGAAGCACCTTGTGCACATGCCATTGATGTATAGGTTTGCGATGTTCGTGAGGGACACGCCTTTGGGATGGGGCTACATTGAGCCTGCGGCCAGAAGAAAGTACGGCTTGATTGGGAGGGCATAG
- a CDS encoding hypothetical protein (Match to EST gb|CF191621.1|CF191621; HMMPfam hit to MCM, MCM2/3/5 family, score: 926.5, E(): 8.9e-276), whose translation MATNDAGASVMPVANVQINYEEESAKIEDFLARYVAGPRPRRDQSALPADDDSAAEDASEDEDDLADGMGGLNVQGAGRTKFKYLRMLREVANRRREDIVIDLKDLKRHSNDLSLLHNIQNNTRRYIQLFSDVIDKIMPPPDNEVDYTDDVLDLIMQQRREMNAQVEAGERNADAGMFPPELMRRYNVYFRPLRSDDVLAVRAVRGAHLGKLITVRGIVTRVSEVKPLLIVNAYTCDSCGNEIFQEITQKHFAPLTVCPSDVCVRNQTNGQLHMQTRASRFRPFQEVKIQEMADQVPVGHIPRSMTIHLYGALTRSVNPGDVVHIGGIFIPTPYTGMRALRAGLLQDTFLEAMHVHQLKKQYHAMESTPEIQEAIADLKSDPALYARLANSIAPEIYGHEDVKKALLLLLVGGVTNSRKDGMKIRGDINVCLMGDPGVAKSQLLKYITKVAPRGVYTTGRGSSGVGLTAAVMRDPVTDEMVLEGGALVLADNGICCIDEFDKMEESDRTAIHEVMEQQTISISKAGITTTLNARTSILAAANPLYGRYNPKISPVENINLPAALLSRFDVLFLILDSPTREDDERLAQHVCFVHMHNTHPELDFEPVEPTLMRHYIAECRKIEPRVPQALSEYIVSSYVQMRKQQQEDEAEEKSHSYVSARTLLAVLRLSQALARLRHDDIVQQGDVDEALRLMDVSKASLYEHSQQRNGEDQTSTSKIFRIIKDMAQRAADEDDDEEMGELAMMDVRNRVIAKGFTEMQLMETILEYENMDVLMRTANGSRLQFVTV comes from the exons ATGGCGACCAATGATGCCGGTGCCAGTGTTATGCCCGTAGCCAACGTGCAG ATCAACTATGAGGAAGAATCTG CCAAGATTGAAGACTTCCTTGCGAGATATGTCGCTGGACCTCGACCGCGTCGCGATCAAAGCGCACTCCCCGCGGATGACGACTCAGCTGCCGAGGACGCttctgaagatgaggatgatttGGCCGATGGGATGGGCGGGCTGAACGTTCAAGGCGCTGGAAGGACAAAGTTCAAGTatttgaggatgttgagaGAGGTTGCCAacagaagacgagaggatATTGTCATTGATCTAAAGGATCTCAAGAGG CACAGTAATGACCTCTCACTCCTTCACAACATCCAAAACAACACGCGTCGCTACATTCAGCTCTTCTCGGACGTGATCGACAAAATCATGCCTCCGCCGGACAACGAGGTCGACTATACCGATGATGTGCTCGACTTGATTATGCAGCAACGAAGGGAAATGAACGCTCAAGTTGAGGCGGGAGAAAGGAATGCAGACGCCGGAATGTTCCCACCAGAGCTGATGAGAAGATA CAATGTATACTTCCGCCCGCTTCGATCTGACGACGTCCTTGCTGTTCGAGCAGTTCGAGGTGCCCATCTCGGCAAGCTCATCACCGTGCGAGGTATCGTTACCCGTGTTTCTGAAGTCAAGCccctcctcatcgtcaacgCCTACACCTGTGACTCGTGTGGTAACGAAATCTTCCAAGAGATCACCCAAAAACATTTCGCCCCTCTCACTGTTTGCCCCTCTGACGTCTGTGTCAGGAATCAAACCAACGGTCAATTGCACATGCAAACTCGAGCTAGTCGATTCAGGCCCTTCCAAGAGGTCAAAATCCAAGAAATGGCCGACCAGGTTCCTGTGGGTCACATCCCTCGGTCGATGACTATCCATCTGTACGGTGCTCTTACTCGATCTGTCAACCCTGGAGACGTCGTGCACATTGGAGGTATCTTCATCCCAACTCCTTACACCGGTATGCGAGCTCTCCGAGCAGGTCTTTTGCAAGACACTTTCCTCGAAGCAATGCATGTTCACCAGCTCAAAAAGCAATACCATGCCATGGAGTCTACCCCCGAAATCCAGGAGGCTATCGCTGACCTCAAGTCCGATCCTGCCCTCTACGCGCGACTTGCCAACTCTATCGCGCCCGAGATTTACGGTCACGAAGACGTTAAAAAAGCATTGTTGCTTTTGCTTGTCGGTGGTGTTACAAACTCGAGGAAGGACGGCATGAAGATCAGAGGTGATATTAATGTTTGTCTGATGGGTGACCCTGGTGTTGCCAAATCTCAATTACTCAAATATATCACAAAGGTGGCCCCTAGAGGTGTTTACACTACCGGTAGGGGTTCCAGTGGCGTCGGTTTGACAGCCGCGGTTATGAGGGATCCTGTTACTGACGAGATGGTGTTGG AGGGAGGTGCTCTTGTTCTCGCCGACAACGGTATCTGCTGTATCGATGAATTTgacaagatggaggaaTCTGACCGTACCGCCATTCACGAAGTCATGGAACAACAAACCATCTCCATTTCCAAGGCTGGTatcaccaccacccttAACGCGCGTACTTCCATCCTTGCCGCCGCGAACCCCCTTTACGGACGATACAATCCCAAAATCTCTCCGGTTGAGAACATTAATCTTCCTGCAGCTCTCTTGTCTCGTTTCGACGTTCTCTTCCTTATCCTTGATTCTCCTAcaagggaagatgatgagcgatTAGCCCAACACGTATGCTTTGTCCACATGCACAACACCCACCCTGAACTCGACTTTGAGCCCGTCGAGCCTACATTGATGAGACACTACATTGCCGAGTGCCGAAAGATTGAACCTCGTGTTCCTCAGGCCTTGTCAGAATACATTGTTTCCAGCTACGTACAGATGCgcaaacaacaacaagaagatgaagcagaggagAAGTCTCACTCTTATGTTTCTGCCCGTACCCTTCTTGCCGTCTTACGTCTGTCACAGGCGCTTGCTCGTCTGCGACATGACGATATTGTCCAGCAAGGCGATGTGGACGAAGCTCTCCGATTGATGGATGTCTCCAAGGCGAGCTTGTACGAACACTCTCAACAGAGGAATGGCGAAGATCAGACAAGCACAAGTAAGATCTTCAGGATTATCAAGGACATGGCACAGAGGGCTGCggatgaggacgatgacgaagaaatgggagaattggcgatgatggatgTGAGGAACAGGGTTATTGCCAAGGGTTTCACGGAGATGCAGTTAATGGAGACTATCCTCGAA TACGAGAACATGGACGTGTTGATGCGTACCGCCAACGGCTCCAGATTGCAATTTGTTACTGTCTAA